A single Streptomyces sp. 2114.4 DNA region contains:
- a CDS encoding DUF4383 domain-containing protein, producing MATGATGQTLHGPSNPFHRTKTPHTRLDEHLPVDHRLSKVYRIGAGLMGLVLIAFGILGLTHHIGFFDTGGDTVAGLNTNGSLSILSIVVGAILAAGMVIGGNFASTLNIVFGVLFLLSGFVNLALLDTGANFLAFRLQNVLFSFVVGLMLLVFGMYGRVSGGLSHDNPYWRARHPEEAERFDRGQLRPVSGMTAARQAARLNVQGASHAGRGSFGAGTSGSRSRRGVGTGTGTGTASSGPRGVGAGSGTHTSSGGTGTDAGTAGKRP from the coding sequence ATGGCTACTGGGGCTACTGGCCAGACCCTGCACGGGCCCTCGAACCCCTTTCACCGGACGAAGACGCCTCACACCCGGCTCGATGAGCATCTGCCCGTGGACCACCGTCTCAGCAAGGTCTACCGCATCGGCGCGGGGCTGATGGGCTTGGTGCTGATCGCCTTCGGCATCCTCGGGCTGACCCACCACATCGGCTTCTTCGACACCGGCGGCGACACCGTTGCCGGGCTGAACACCAACGGCTCCCTGAGCATCCTCTCCATCGTCGTCGGCGCGATCCTCGCCGCCGGGATGGTGATCGGCGGGAACTTCGCCTCGACCCTCAACATCGTGTTCGGCGTCCTCTTCCTCCTGAGCGGCTTTGTGAACCTGGCGCTGCTGGACACCGGCGCGAACTTCCTCGCCTTCCGGCTCCAGAACGTCCTCTTCAGCTTTGTGGTCGGACTGATGCTGCTGGTCTTCGGGATGTACGGACGGGTGAGCGGCGGCCTCTCGCACGACAATCCGTACTGGCGCGCCCGGCACCCGGAGGAAGCGGAACGGTTCGACCGCGGCCAGCTGCGTCCCGTCTCCGGCATGACCGCCGCACGGCAGGCGGCGCGGCTCAATGTCCAAGGCGCCTCGCATGCCGGGCGCGGTTCGTTCGGCGCCGGCACCAGCGGGAGCAGATCCCGCAGGGGCGTGGGTACGGGCACGGGAACGGGTACTGCCTCCTCCGGTCCCAGGGGTGTGGGTGCGGGCTCCGGCACCCACACGAGCTCCGGCGGCACCGGCACGGACGCCGGTACGGCCGGCAAGAGGCCCTGA
- a CDS encoding FadR/GntR family transcriptional regulator — translation MSRSEHTASPAGGHGVQHEAVEALAGRIVEGTYGEGDSLVLPEVMAQLDVTQTVLREAVKVLTMKGLLDADKERGTFVRSRADWNLLDPDVLRWKLAAGVSSDFFADVLELRRSIEPAAAALAAERRTEEDLAALDTALGAMATTDTDPALRIRADASFHTAMLIASNNRFYAQMHRVIVPVIVQRDRAVLAADGAFENPHAAHAAVVEAVRSRDVDGAYMAMLELLDLSAREHP, via the coding sequence ATGAGCCGTTCGGAGCACACCGCCTCCCCCGCCGGCGGGCACGGGGTGCAGCACGAGGCGGTCGAAGCGCTCGCCGGGCGGATCGTCGAGGGCACTTACGGTGAGGGCGACAGCCTCGTCCTGCCGGAGGTGATGGCGCAGCTGGACGTGACCCAGACCGTGCTGCGTGAGGCGGTCAAGGTGCTGACCATGAAGGGTCTCCTCGATGCCGACAAGGAGCGAGGCACGTTCGTCCGCTCCCGGGCGGACTGGAACCTGCTGGATCCGGACGTCCTGCGCTGGAAGCTCGCGGCCGGTGTCTCGTCCGATTTCTTCGCCGATGTGCTCGAACTGCGCCGTTCCATCGAGCCCGCGGCGGCCGCGCTCGCCGCGGAGCGCCGCACGGAGGAGGATCTGGCGGCACTGGACACCGCGCTCGGTGCGATGGCCACGACCGACACCGATCCGGCGCTGCGCATACGCGCCGATGCGTCGTTCCACACGGCGATGCTGATCGCCTCGAACAATCGCTTCTACGCGCAGATGCACCGGGTGATCGTGCCGGTGATCGTCCAGCGCGACCGGGCCGTGCTCGCCGCGGACGGCGCGTTCGAAAATCCTCATGCTGCCCATGCCGCGGTGGTCGAGGCCGTACGGAGCCGGGACGTCGACGGGGCCTATATGGCGATGCTCGAACTGCTCGATCTGTCGGCGCGGGAGCATCCGTAG